The following coding sequences are from one Novosphingobium sp. KACC 22771 window:
- a CDS encoding xanthine dehydrogenase family protein molybdopterin-binding subunit has product MSAVIDRRGFIAASLAGAGALAFEARIALADTPGAVPLNAFIRIGADNKVIIGAKNPEIGQGVRTMLPMLIAEELDLSWDQVVIEPTLANEKIYGAQSAGGSTSTPINWLPMRQTGAAARAMILSAAAREWGVETSALTTSAGKVLHGASGRSAPYAAFARGAASETAPDLAKVALKDPSRFTIIGQSKIGVDTVAITQGKPLFGIDVDMPGLLHGAIIKAPAHGATIASHDAGAALKRKGVIAVVPVNSNSVAPGKFDTLVVVADSWWTAKNAREAVTVEWDDAAQIGFSTEAYDQQAAAAFAAGPQIAHAKNGDAAKALAGAAKTITADYSYPFLAHGTLEPQNCTGRWADGKLEIWAPSQAPNNGRNDTAAMLGIKGEDITIHQTRIGGGFGRRLINDYMVMVAQVAKAMPGKPVKILFDRTDDLRHDYYRPAGWHRFTAGLDAKGDLIAFRDHFVSFGKDGKPIRAAEMSPFEFPVNVLADSEIGITYLPTNLATGWLRAPTSNAISFVYQSFMDEIAQAAGIDLPELMRRTLGAPRDLAVVPGRPVLNSGRARAVIDGACKMAGWQGGKLAPGPKGEKRGRGFGFYFSHRGYFAEVVDVTITDGANVRVDKVWACGDIGSQIINPINARHQVQGAVNEGLGQGMVEQKIEQVKGVVQAESFGDFPLIRIEQVPREIAVQFLKTDYPPTGLGEPSLPPVIPALANAIFAATGQRLRQLPLKLA; this is encoded by the coding sequence ATGAGCGCGGTTATCGACCGTCGCGGCTTTATCGCCGCCTCGCTGGCGGGCGCGGGCGCGCTGGCGTTTGAGGCGCGCATTGCCCTGGCCGATACGCCCGGCGCGGTGCCGCTCAACGCCTTCATCCGCATCGGGGCCGATAACAAGGTCATCATCGGCGCCAAGAACCCGGAGATCGGTCAGGGCGTGCGCACCATGCTGCCCATGCTGATCGCCGAGGAACTGGACCTGAGCTGGGATCAGGTGGTGATCGAGCCCACGCTGGCCAATGAAAAGATTTATGGCGCGCAAAGCGCGGGCGGCTCGACCTCCACGCCGATCAACTGGCTGCCCATGCGGCAGACGGGCGCAGCGGCGCGGGCGATGATCCTGAGCGCGGCGGCCAGGGAATGGGGCGTGGAGACAAGCGCCCTGACCACGTCGGCGGGCAAGGTTTTGCATGGGGCCTCGGGGCGTTCGGCGCCCTATGCCGCCTTTGCGCGCGGCGCGGCCTCTGAAACGGCGCCCGATCTGGCCAAGGTGGCGCTCAAGGATCCCTCGCGCTTTACCATCATCGGCCAATCCAAGATCGGCGTCGATACGGTGGCGATCACACAGGGCAAGCCGCTTTTCGGCATTGACGTGGACATGCCCGGCCTGCTCCACGGCGCGATCATCAAGGCCCCGGCCCATGGCGCGACCATCGCATCGCATGACGCGGGCGCGGCGCTGAAGCGCAAGGGCGTGATCGCGGTGGTGCCGGTGAACAGCAATTCGGTCGCGCCGGGCAAATTCGACACGCTGGTCGTGGTGGCCGACAGTTGGTGGACGGCCAAAAATGCGCGCGAGGCCGTGACCGTGGAGTGGGACGATGCCGCGCAAATCGGCTTTTCCACCGAGGCCTATGACCAACAGGCCGCCGCCGCCTTTGCCGCAGGGCCCCAGATTGCCCATGCCAAGAACGGCGATGCGGCCAAGGCGCTGGCGGGCGCGGCCAAAACCATCACGGCGGACTACTCTTACCCCTTCCTCGCCCATGGCACGCTGGAGCCGCAGAATTGCACGGGCCGCTGGGCCGATGGCAAGCTGGAGATCTGGGCGCCCAGTCAGGCACCCAACAATGGCCGCAACGACACCGCCGCGATGCTGGGCATCAAGGGCGAGGACATCACCATCCACCAGACCCGCATCGGCGGCGGCTTTGGGCGGCGGTTGATCAATGATTACATGGTGATGGTGGCGCAGGTCGCCAAGGCGATGCCTGGCAAGCCGGTCAAGATCCTGTTCGACCGCACCGATGATCTGCGCCACGACTATTACCGCCCGGCGGGCTGGCACCGCTTTACGGCGGGGCTGGATGCCAAGGGCGATCTGATTGCCTTCCGCGACCATTTCGTCAGCTTTGGCAAGGACGGCAAGCCGATCCGCGCGGCGGAGATGAGTCCGTTTGAATTCCCGGTCAATGTGCTGGCCGATTCCGAAATCGGCATCACCTATCTGCCCACCAATCTGGCAACGGGATGGCTGCGCGCGCCCACCTCCAATGCCATCTCCTTCGTCTATCAGAGCTTTATGGACGAAATCGCGCAGGCGGCGGGGATCGATCTGCCCGAACTGATGCGGCGGACTTTGGGTGCGCCGCGCGATCTGGCGGTGGTGCCGGGGCGGCCGGTGCTCAATTCGGGCCGGGCGCGGGCCGTGATCGACGGCGCGTGCAAGATGGCCGGTTGGCAGGGCGGCAAACTGGCCCCCGGCCCCAAGGGCGAGAAGCGCGGGCGCGGCTTTGGCTTCTATTTCAGCCATCGCGGCTATTTTGCCGAAGTGGTCGATGTCACCATCACCGATGGCGCGAATGTGCGCGTGGACAAGGTTTGGGCATGCGGCGACATCGGCAGCCAGATCATCAACCCGATCAACGCCCGCCATCAGGTACAGGGCGCGGTGAACGAAGGCCTTGGCCAGGGCATGGTCGAGCAGAAGATCGAGCAGGTGAAGGGCGTGGTGCAGGCCGAAAGCTTTGGCGACTTCCCCCTGATCCGCATCGAACAGGTGCCGCGCGAAATCGCGGTGCAATTCCTGAAAACCGATTATCCGCCCACCGGGCTTGGCGAACCCTCGCTGCCCCCGGTGATCCCGGCGCTGGCCAATGCGATCTTTGCCGCAACGGGCCAAAGGCTGCGCCAATTGCCGCTGAAACTGGCCTGA
- a CDS encoding S8 family serine peptidase: MAERILVAVIDSGVHPDHPHINPARLRPGFAIGADGMVIEQGAIPLDRLGHGTAVTAAIQEKAPEAEIMPIRVFHDALRGSAMALVSAIGIAARNGAHIINLSLGTTNAAHAPLFAEAVAGAGDALVLAAAQADGVPCLPGSLAGVLGVGLDWDIPRETFAWRDGQMVASGYPRPIPGVPQRRNLYGISFAVAQASGFAARIARTQNLRTRAALLAALSAA, encoded by the coding sequence ATGGCTGAACGAATTCTGGTCGCGGTCATCGACAGCGGCGTTCATCCCGACCACCCGCATATCAACCCGGCCCGCCTGCGCCCCGGTTTCGCCATTGGCGCCGATGGCATGGTGATCGAACAGGGCGCGATCCCGCTTGACCGGTTGGGCCATGGCACCGCCGTCACCGCCGCCATTCAGGAAAAGGCGCCCGAGGCCGAGATCATGCCCATCCGCGTATTCCATGATGCCCTGCGCGGCAGCGCCATGGCCTTGGTCAGCGCCATAGGCATCGCCGCCCGGAACGGCGCGCATATCATCAACCTCAGCCTTGGCACCACCAATGCCGCCCATGCCCCGCTGTTTGCCGAGGCTGTGGCCGGGGCGGGCGATGCGCTGGTGCTGGCCGCGGCACAGGCCGATGGCGTGCCCTGCCTGCCCGGATCGCTGGCGGGCGTATTGGGCGTGGGGCTGGATTGGGATATCCCGCGCGAGACATTCGCCTGGCGCGACGGCCAGATGGTCGCCAGCGGCTATCCCCGCCCGATCCCCGGTGTGCCGCAAAGGCGCAACCTCTACGGCATCAGCTTTGCCGTGGCGCAGGCCAGCGGCTTTGCCGCCCGCATCGCCCGGACGCAAAACCTGCGCACGCGCGCCGCCCTGCTCGCGGCGCTGTCCGCCGCCTGA
- the peaB gene encoding quinohemoprotein amine dehydrogenase maturation protein translates to MSAPLTHTYRSGEVHRFDAQGQDFIYLVSAGAIFALDGAVGEVLSMLDGAEMAHGDLVTALAGSGYSAADAEDLVRELRLARVIVSDQTVAAPAPAKPPEDYPLQALVLNITNQCNLACTYCYEFGADKIATPNGKPKYMTIDTAKASVDLLLAQSGGRPAVHITFFGGETLMNFPLLRQVVAYATDQATAQGRTITFSLTTNATLLTDDIIEFLATEQIGVTVSIDGPKEMHDKRRVYKSGKGSYDVIEPKLRKLIARHRTRAITARVTLSKGVTDVVSIFRHLREDIGFHEVGFAPVTESGEQAYALGEEGMVTVLEQFHLLADEWLDYALKGLMHGFSNVSETIGELVQGTNKSHPCGAGLGLLGVSPSGDLSPCHRFTDADSHVMGHVSSGIDRKAQGEFLTKGHVGAKYACQSCWARPLCAGGCHHEAFVRYGDTGHANLHYCDWIREWTDTCLKIQGTLAVQNPEFLEKFAERKGLS, encoded by the coding sequence ATGAGCGCGCCCTTGACCCACACCTATCGCAGCGGCGAGGTCCATCGCTTTGACGCGCAGGGGCAGGATTTCATCTATCTGGTGTCGGCGGGCGCGATCTTCGCGCTCGACGGCGCGGTGGGCGAAGTGCTCTCCATGCTGGACGGCGCGGAAATGGCGCATGGCGATCTGGTCACCGCTCTGGCGGGGTCCGGCTACAGCGCCGCCGATGCCGAGGATCTGGTGCGCGAGCTGCGCCTTGCCCGCGTGATCGTGTCGGACCAGACCGTGGCGGCCCCCGCCCCGGCCAAGCCGCCCGAAGATTATCCGCTTCAGGCGCTGGTGCTCAACATCACCAACCAGTGCAATCTGGCCTGCACCTATTGCTATGAATTTGGCGCGGACAAGATCGCCACGCCAAACGGCAAGCCCAAATATATGACCATCGACACCGCCAAGGCTTCGGTCGACCTGCTGCTGGCGCAGTCGGGCGGGCGGCCTGCGGTGCATATCACCTTCTTTGGCGGCGAAACGCTGATGAACTTTCCGCTGCTGCGGCAGGTCGTCGCCTATGCCACGGATCAGGCCACGGCCCAGGGTCGCACCATCACCTTCAGCCTGACCACCAATGCCACGCTGCTGACCGACGACATCATAGAGTTTCTGGCGACCGAGCAAATCGGCGTCACGGTCAGCATCGACGGCCCCAAGGAGATGCATGACAAGCGCCGCGTCTATAAAAGCGGCAAGGGCAGCTATGATGTGATCGAGCCCAAGCTGCGCAAGCTGATCGCCCGCCATCGCACCCGCGCGATCACCGCCCGCGTGACGCTGAGCAAGGGCGTGACCGATGTGGTCAGCATCTTCCGCCACCTGCGCGAGGATATCGGCTTTCACGAGGTCGGCTTTGCGCCGGTCACGGAATCGGGCGAACAGGCCTATGCGCTGGGCGAGGAAGGCATGGTCACCGTGCTGGAGCAGTTCCATCTGCTGGCCGATGAATGGCTCGATTATGCGCTCAAAGGCCTGATGCACGGGTTTTCCAATGTTTCGGAAACCATTGGCGAATTGGTGCAGGGGACGAACAAGAGCCACCCTTGCGGCGCGGGTCTGGGTCTGCTGGGCGTCTCGCCCTCGGGCGATCTCTCGCCCTGCCATCGCTTCACCGATGCCGACAGCCATGTGATGGGCCATGTCTCCAGCGGCATCGACCGCAAGGCGCAGGGCGAATTCCTGACCAAGGGCCATGTCGGCGCCAAATACGCGTGCCAGTCCTGCTGGGCGCGGCCTTTGTGCGCGGGCGGATGCCATCACGAGGCCTTTGTCCGCTACGGCGACACGGGCCACGCCAATCTGCATTATTGCGACTGGATCCGCGAATGGACCGACACCTGCCTGAAGATCCAAGGCACGCTGGCGGTGCAGAACCCCGAATTCCTCGAAAAGTTTGCTGAAAGAAAGGGCCTGTCATGA
- a CDS encoding TetR/AcrR family transcriptional regulator has protein sequence MDQSEDIVTTARPGTYSRGTETVDAILKAALGVLIDEGAAAFTIRRIAAACGMKVGNVSYHFPRKEMLVQVLLDELLASYEKVLENRVRQPDLTTEERLRLLIVICLEDIAGKRTTRLFTELWALANHNEFIADRVRGFYQRVHDFIGEYVAALNPALTSEEVAIVSLYISASMEGSTPFLGFEKPWADRMPAYTSIAVHGLVTLAKTITSREIAGMTSQTA, from the coding sequence ATGGACCAATCGGAAGACATCGTCACCACCGCGCGCCCCGGCACCTATTCGCGCGGGACCGAGACGGTGGACGCGATTTTGAAAGCCGCGCTTGGCGTGCTGATCGACGAGGGGGCGGCGGCCTTTACCATCCGGCGGATCGCGGCGGCCTGCGGGATGAAGGTGGGCAATGTCTCCTATCATTTCCCGCGCAAGGAAATGCTGGTCCAGGTGCTGCTCGACGAATTGCTGGCCTCCTATGAAAAGGTGCTGGAAAACCGCGTGCGCCAGCCCGACCTGACCACCGAGGAGCGGCTGCGGCTGCTGATCGTGATCTGTCTTGAGGATATTGCGGGCAAGCGCACCACGCGCCTGTTCACCGAATTGTGGGCGCTGGCCAATCACAATGAATTCATCGCCGACCGGGTGCGCGGTTTTTATCAGCGGGTGCATGATTTCATCGGCGAATATGTCGCCGCGCTCAACCCCGCGCTGACCAGCGAGGAGGTTGCCATTGTCTCGCTTTATATCAGCGCCAGCATGGAAGGTTCGACGCCCTTCCTTGGCTTTGAAAAGCCATGGGCCGACCGGATGCCCGCCTATACGTCAATTGCCGTGCATGGGCTGGTAACGCTTGCCAAAACGATCACTTCGCGAGAGATTGCCGGAATGACAAGCCAGACGGCCTGA
- a CDS encoding ABC transporter ATP-binding protein, whose protein sequence is MHASPPPAPWAAYRRLWPYLRPYLPRLPAVMLVSLMATALSLAQPYISKLMIDGALMRHDMGVLWRVAGLMLGATVGSYVLNIAASWLHVSLSAAMLFDIRVAVLSHLQQLSPRFFGRFRLGDLMSRLNSDVSDIQRVAGDTLLAALANLLFLAGSIGLMLWLDWRLFVVGVVLVPLAVGAFLRAQKRLTELSRQMREAGADIGSMLVDTIMGMRTVVALGAQARERERFAAANGGFVRAMLRMQVTSFLSGAVPGTLLSASTAGAMLWGGYEITAGRMTIGTLVAFLAYQQRLFAPIQGLLGLSATLAQTRVALARIFELMDTPPEVEEAASPLSLPAGPCSIRFDHVRLSHGRAPVLKDADFTIPAGSFCAILGPSGAGKSTMADLMVRMIDPDGGRVMLGDTDLREVALDDLRRAVLLVEQTPFLFNATLYANIAFGLNDPGRDAVIAAAHDAGLEALLARLPQGLDTPVGERGLALSAGERQRVALARALLRRPDALILDEPTAALDGETEALIAASLRRALPRATLIVITHKPALAAMADRVITLKDGVATYG, encoded by the coding sequence TTGCATGCTTCCCCACCTCCTGCGCCTTGGGCGGCCTATCGGCGGCTCTGGCCCTATTTGCGCCCCTATTTGCCGCGTCTGCCCGCCGTCATGCTGGTCAGCCTGATGGCCACCGCGCTCAGCCTGGCCCAGCCCTATATTTCCAAGCTGATGATCGATGGCGCGCTGATGCGGCATGATATGGGGGTGCTGTGGCGCGTGGCGGGGCTGATGCTGGGGGCGACGGTCGGCTCCTATGTGCTCAACATCGCGGCCTCTTGGCTCCATGTCTCGCTCTCGGCCGCCATGTTGTTCGACATTCGCGTCGCGGTGCTGTCCCATCTGCAACAGCTCTCGCCGCGCTTCTTCGGCCGCTTTCGGCTTGGCGATCTGATGAGTCGGCTCAACAGCGATGTCTCTGACATTCAACGGGTTGCGGGCGACACGCTGCTCGCCGCGCTGGCCAATCTGCTGTTTCTGGCGGGCAGCATTGGGCTGATGCTCTGGCTCGACTGGCGGCTGTTTGTGGTGGGCGTGGTGCTGGTGCCGCTGGCGGTGGGGGCTTTCCTGCGCGCGCAAAAGCGGCTGACCGAACTGTCGCGGCAAATGCGCGAGGCGGGCGCGGACATTGGCAGTATGCTGGTCGATACGATCATGGGTATGCGCACGGTGGTGGCGCTGGGCGCGCAGGCGCGCGAGCGGGAGCGCTTTGCCGCCGCCAATGGCGGTTTTGTGCGCGCCATGCTGCGGATGCAGGTGACATCCTTCCTCTCAGGCGCGGTGCCGGGCACCTTGCTCTCCGCCTCGACCGCCGGGGCCATGCTGTGGGGCGGCTATGAGATCACCGCCGGGCGGATGACCATCGGCACGCTGGTCGCCTTCCTCGCTTATCAGCAGCGCCTGTTTGCCCCCATCCAGGGTCTGCTCGGCCTGTCCGCCACGCTGGCCCAAACGCGGGTGGCGCTGGCGCGGATCTTTGAATTGATGGACACGCCGCCCGAGGTGGAGGAGGCCGCCAGCCCCCTGTCCCTGCCCGCCGGGCCGTGCAGCATCCGCTTCGATCACGTCCGCCTGTCGCATGGCCGCGCGCCGGTGCTGAAAGACGCGGATTTCACCATTCCGGCAGGCTCCTTCTGTGCGATCCTCGGCCCCAGCGGGGCGGGCAAATCGACGATGGCCGATCTGATGGTGCGGATGATCGACCCTGATGGCGGGCGGGTGATGCTGGGCGACACGGACCTGCGCGAGGTGGCGCTGGACGATCTGCGCCGCGCGGTGCTGCTGGTCGAACAGACGCCGTTTCTGTTCAATGCCACGCTCTATGCCAATATTGCCTTTGGCCTGAACGATCCGGGGCGTGACGCGGTGATCGCGGCGGCCCATGATGCCGGGCTGGAAGCTTTGCTTGCCCGCCTGCCGCAGGGTTTGGATACGCCGGTGGGTGAACGCGGCCTTGCGCTCTCGGCGGGCGAGCGGCAGCGTGTGGCGCTCGCCCGTGCGCTCTTGCGGCGGCCCGATGCGCTGATCCTGGATGAGCCCACCGCCGCACTGGATGGCGAAACCGAGGCGCTGATCGCCGCCAGCCTGCGCCGCGCCCTGCCCCGTGCCACGCTGATCGTCATCACGCACAAGCCTGCGCTGGCCGCGATGGCGGATAGGGTGATTACCCTGAAAGATGGCGTGGCGACCTATGGCTGA
- a CDS encoding YncE family protein: MTHSRSGKPFRLAGLLLAAAPVAASAAPIVMGTYPDKLFVVEETTGKIAEHIKLDTGLPTSLRLSNDHKRIYVTTITTGGIEVLDTATRKVLNKFSLNTPTTKYRFTGGVPDPTGKYFYTIMMTIDKAVDRYKVSKWQYATIDLAQKKVVKTVDIPDEDNTLNAARANMMISPDGKLLYLFRDKVVILNTSDFKAVDHIDIAKPEGAGLENTSFGGGVELLRNNDEYVSLFTAADPYIHNKIFGIGRFKLASKTFDFTPIGPAPYQMAGLQVTPDGKDGYTVTTQGTTGNKRCEFWHFDIANNKVVDKAEFPCRSRFQLGMSSDGKKLYIYGASYDIEVYDAKTLKWDKTWNLEADATMAGLVYAQ, encoded by the coding sequence ATGACGCATTCTCGCTCTGGCAAACCTTTCCGTCTGGCCGGTTTGTTGCTGGCCGCCGCTCCGGTGGCCGCAAGTGCCGCGCCCATCGTGATGGGCACCTATCCCGACAAACTGTTCGTGGTCGAGGAAACCACCGGCAAGATCGCCGAGCATATCAAGCTCGACACCGGCCTGCCGACCTCGCTGCGCCTGTCGAACGATCACAAGCGGATCTATGTCACCACCATCACCACCGGCGGGATCGAGGTGCTCGACACCGCCACGCGCAAGGTGTTGAACAAGTTCAGCCTGAACACGCCGACCACCAAATATCGCTTTACCGGCGGCGTGCCCGATCCGACGGGCAAATATTTCTACACGATCATGATGACCATCGACAAGGCCGTCGACCGCTACAAGGTCAGCAAGTGGCAATATGCAACCATCGATCTGGCCCAGAAAAAGGTGGTCAAGACCGTCGATATTCCCGACGAGGACAACACGCTCAACGCCGCCCGCGCGAACATGATGATCTCGCCCGACGGTAAGCTGCTCTATCTCTTCCGCGACAAGGTGGTTATCCTCAATACCTCCGACTTCAAGGCGGTGGATCATATTGACATCGCCAAACCCGAGGGCGCGGGGCTGGAAAACACCAGCTTTGGCGGCGGGGTGGAATTGCTGCGCAACAATGACGAATATGTCTCGCTGTTTACTGCGGCCGATCCCTATATTCACAACAAGATCTTTGGCATCGGCCGGTTCAAGCTGGCGTCCAAGACGTTTGATTTCACGCCCATCGGCCCCGCGCCCTATCAGATGGCGGGGCTTCAGGTCACCCCCGATGGCAAGGACGGCTACACCGTCACCACGCAGGGCACGACCGGCAACAAGCGCTGCGAATTCTGGCACTTTGACATTGCCAACAACAAGGTGGTGGACAAGGCTGAATTCCCCTGCCGCTCGCGCTTCCAGCTTGGCATGTCGAGCGACGGCAAAAAGCTCTACATCTATGGCGCCAGCTATGACATCGAGGTCTATGACGCCAAGACGCTGAAGTGGGACAAGACGTGGAACCTTGAGGCCGACGCCACCATGGCGGGGCTGGTTTACGCCCAGTGA
- the qhpC gene encoding quinohemoprotein amine dehydrogenase subunit gamma produces the protein MKHLRPINQKAKAIDESVETQIAAMQEDVVALQQQVRPHVPMGCTLSFSPGWEVDASGGTAGLCQPVERDIYDCYVTCFWPVQVPDHVNYSPDWASNCSAAAKDWRSLDIIFP, from the coding sequence ATGAAGCATTTGCGCCCCATCAACCAAAAGGCCAAGGCGATTGACGAAAGCGTGGAGACGCAGATTGCGGCCATGCAGGAGGATGTCGTGGCCCTGCAACAGCAAGTGCGCCCGCATGTACCGATGGGCTGCACCCTGTCCTTCTCGCCCGGTTGGGAAGTGGACGCCAGCGGCGGCACGGCGGGCCTGTGCCAGCCGGTCGAGCGCGACATCTACGACTGCTATGTCACCTGCTTTTGGCCGGTGCAGGTGCCCGACCATGTCAATTACTCGCCCGATTGGGCCAGCAATTGCTCGGCGGCGGCCAAGGACTGGCGCAGCCTGGACATCATCTTTCCCTGA
- the peaA gene encoding quinohemoprotein amine dehydrogenase subunit alpha codes for MTFPSDPSDIGAPASLKHMPSKPRRRLALLGLTATALGMAVLHGAAPAVAQADDSGGEKEAGIPVTDKLVVDKCGACHTNDGKGNLSRISWMRTTPEGWAQVIHRMVKLNGLVITADDAKKVIRSLSASHGLAPDEAKPVMYLTEKRVLDETNIPNETVRAACASCHAFAQPLSWRRSANEWKLLQEFHVALYSQAEVQYRRGVDEHGIPQGYGAPATKGPTPGEVALDYMRKAAPLHSAEWASWSARMRPAALAGKWLVSAELPGKGRYAGSMVIAPKGEDFTTTITLKSLKDGSTITRTGSGIVYSGYSWRGTSKGSGDMTAPDAPAHDARETMWFAPDQKSAAGRWYWGAYQEFGFDVKLTKTSTEPTIASVTPDAVKTGTMGAQLHIIGDKLPTKFALSDITLGKGVVARKIVSASDDEIVLSVDVAADATVGAHDVAIGGAVLEKALPIYKKVDYIKVTPETSLARLGGSEKHPKGYLQFEAIGYDKGADGKAGTADDVAIGPIDASFSMGEFPSVYYDDDVNFVGKLSTAGFFTPNIDGPNPQRKWNRNNYGEVWVTATAKAEKGADGKPLTAKAFMVVTVPAYKRWDQPEVNQ; via the coding sequence ATGACCTTCCCGTCCGATCCTTCGGATATTGGCGCGCCTGCGTCATTGAAACACATGCCGTCCAAACCTCGGCGGCGCCTCGCGCTGCTTGGTCTGACGGCCACGGCGCTGGGCATGGCGGTGCTGCATGGCGCGGCCCCGGCGGTGGCGCAGGCCGACGATTCCGGCGGCGAAAAGGAAGCGGGCATTCCCGTCACCGACAAGCTGGTGGTCGACAAATGCGGCGCGTGCCACACCAATGACGGCAAGGGCAACCTGTCGCGCATCTCCTGGATGCGCACCACCCCCGAAGGCTGGGCGCAGGTGATCCACCGCATGGTCAAGCTCAACGGGCTGGTCATCACCGCCGATGACGCCAAGAAAGTCATCCGCTCGCTTTCGGCCAGCCACGGCCTGGCGCCGGACGAGGCCAAGCCGGTGATGTACCTGACAGAAAAGCGGGTGCTGGATGAAACCAACATCCCCAATGAGACGGTGCGTGCGGCCTGCGCCTCGTGCCACGCCTTCGCCCAGCCCTTGAGCTGGCGCCGGTCGGCCAATGAGTGGAAGTTGCTTCAGGAATTCCACGTCGCGCTCTATTCGCAGGCAGAAGTGCAATATCGCCGCGGTGTAGACGAGCATGGCATTCCGCAGGGCTATGGCGCCCCGGCGACCAAGGGGCCGACGCCGGGCGAGGTGGCGCTGGACTATATGCGCAAGGCCGCTCCGCTGCATTCGGCCGAATGGGCTTCGTGGAGCGCGCGGATGCGTCCGGCCGCTCTGGCGGGCAAATGGCTGGTTTCGGCCGAACTGCCAGGCAAGGGCCGCTATGCCGGATCGATGGTGATCGCACCCAAGGGCGAGGATTTCACCACCACGATCACGCTCAAGTCCCTGAAGGACGGCAGCACCATCACCCGTACGGGCAGCGGCATCGTCTATTCCGGCTATTCCTGGCGCGGCACATCCAAGGGTTCGGGCGACATGACCGCCCCCGATGCCCCCGCCCATGATGCGCGCGAAACCATGTGGTTTGCCCCCGACCAGAAATCGGCGGCAGGGCGCTGGTATTGGGGCGCCTATCAGGAGTTCGGCTTTGACGTCAAACTGACCAAGACCAGCACCGAACCCACCATCGCCAGCGTGACCCCCGATGCGGTCAAGACCGGCACGATGGGCGCGCAGCTCCACATCATCGGTGACAAACTGCCCACCAAATTCGCGCTCTCGGACATCACGCTGGGCAAGGGCGTGGTCGCCAGAAAGATCGTCTCGGCCAGCGACGACGAGATCGTGCTGAGCGTCGATGTGGCCGCCGATGCCACCGTGGGCGCGCATGATGTGGCCATTGGCGGGGCGGTGCTGGAAAAGGCGCTGCCGATCTATAAAAAGGTCGACTACATCAAGGTCACGCCAGAAACCTCGCTCGCCCGTCTTGGCGGCAGCGAGAAGCACCCCAAGGGCTATCTGCAGTTCGAGGCCATCGGCTATGACAAGGGCGCCGACGGCAAGGCTGGCACCGCCGATGACGTGGCGATTGGCCCCATCGATGCGAGTTTCTCGATGGGCGAATTCCCCTCGGTCTATTACGATGATGACGTGAATTTCGTCGGCAAGCTCTCGACCGCCGGGTTCTTTACGCCCAACATCGACGGGCCCAACCCCCAGCGCAAATGGAACCGCAACAATTACGGCGAGGTCTGGGTCACCGCGACCGCCAAGGCGGAAAAGGGCGCCGATGGCAAGCCCCTGACCGCCAAGGCTTTCATGGTCGTGACCGTCCCTGCCTACAAGCGCTGGGATCAGCCGGAGGTGAATCAATGA
- a CDS encoding (2Fe-2S)-binding protein, with the protein MSQGKFALTINRKPVSVTTDADKPLLWVLREELKMPGTKFGCGQGLCGACTVLLDGQAVRSCQTPVSAAAGHRITTIEGASAVPQGARLVEMWREIDVPQCGYCQAGQILSATALLMANPKPSDEEIDAGMNGNLCRCATYLRIRRAIRKAAGMADVTGDAA; encoded by the coding sequence GTGAGCCAAGGAAAATTCGCCCTGACCATCAACCGCAAACCGGTCAGCGTAACGACCGATGCGGACAAGCCGCTGCTCTGGGTTCTGCGCGAGGAATTGAAGATGCCGGGCACCAAGTTCGGCTGCGGGCAAGGGCTTTGCGGGGCCTGCACCGTGCTGCTCGACGGACAGGCGGTGCGTTCATGCCAGACGCCGGTATCGGCGGCGGCGGGGCACAGGATCACCACCATCGAGGGCGCGAGTGCCGTGCCGCAGGGGGCCAGGCTGGTCGAGATGTGGCGCGAGATCGACGTGCCGCAATGCGGCTATTGTCAGGCGGGCCAGATCCTGTCCGCTACGGCCCTGCTGATGGCCAATCCCAAGCCGAGCGATGAGGAAATCGACGCGGGGATGAACGGCAACCTGTGCCGCTGCGCCACCTATCTGCGCATCCGCCGCGCGATCAGGAAAGCGGCCGGAATGGCCGATGTGACGGGAGATGCGGCATGA